A region of the Chelmon rostratus isolate fCheRos1 chromosome 1, fCheRos1.pri, whole genome shotgun sequence genome:
CTCCACCTCAGCCAGCAGAAGAGAGTCCGCATGGGACATAACTGCACTCTCCTTCAGCCCTACAGGAGAAGATCATTGTGTTAAGACACATACAGCTTACTGTTCTGTCAGCCATTaagatttcagtgtttctgatgCCACCCTGTGTTAAAAGTGAGTATTACAAGTAACATGCATGAGAATTCAACTACCTACTCATTACAGTTATGTTAGTTATTTTGCTAATACGTTCTTTCACGGTTGTGGTGATGTAGATACAGACTAAAGTGTGCTCAGTACCTTTGAGCAAACACTGCCGAACTTCCTCTGCTTCATAACGCATCCCGGTGCTGTTGAGGAAGTTGAGAGGCAAATATGGTTCTGGCACTGGGTACTTGGTCTCCTTCCCATTCACTATTAAGGATGTAGGGCACCACATGTGTTCTggcacctaaaaaaaaaatacacaacaccATATTTTCACAATTATGGTCTATACAGTATTGTGTGGTGTTCCCCTTCTTCCTGTTACACAACGTCCTTATTTCCCTCCTACACTGCTTCACTTCACAACAAGCAGAAGCACACAGTTTTCAGAGtatttgaatttaaatgagGTCCTACCCTGATGGAGCCCTTTGTGCCCACAATAACGGCGTCATTGGGCAGCAGCATGCTCGCGGAGCAGGTAAACACTGCCATCCTGTCCTTGGAGAACTTCAGAGTGACAACCACCGTCTCATCCACTCCTGCaacaacatacaaaacaaatgattcacatttgaagttttttgtttgtttgtttgttcggCAAAGACGTCACAGTGAGAGATCAACCACTTCCCAACGTGTTAATGAAGTGACAGAGCTTCAGAAATCACATCTGTGAGACCCCACTGGTCTCTTTTTCATTACCAGTCTCCATGCAGACCCCCATGGCCTGGATGCTCTCCGGCTTCTCTCCATTATACACCATGCAAACGAACTGCAGGCAGTAGATGCCGAGATCTAGCATTGCTCCTCCACCCAGCTCTTTCTGCACTGATCTAGCCACGTCCATCAATGGCAAGCAGAACTCCGATCTCACTATCTTCACCTCGCCCACCTCCCCCTGGGCCAGCAGCCGTCTGATCTCCACTGAGGCCGGGAAGAATCGGGTCCAGACGGCCTTAAAGCAAAGGACAGGAGGCATTTCATACAGTTACACTGATGCTGCATTCATACAACTATCATAACAATGCTGCAGAGCTCAGAAGGATTCTGCAAACAAAACGTGgtgaagaagaaatgaaagctgcgaagagttttttcttttttggtcgGCTCAATCCGTACCTCCATGAGGAAGACGTTGTTCGCCTTGGCAGAGGCCAGGATCTCCTTCACCTCCTTGGTGTTCATGGCCAGCGGCTTCTCACACAGCACGTTCTTCTTGGCGTTAGTAAAGAGCAGGCAAGTGCTCAGGTGGTAGGGGTGGATGACTCCAACATACACCACAtctgcacacgcacaaacacacagagcagagggcaCGTTGGTAGAAGAGAGATTCatgcaaaaacagcaaaatatcaacaggaaatgaaaaaagctgcaggtcagactggactggaaatgaGTGGCAGTCCAACAGGTGGGTTTAAATTTGTGCTCTGACTGAAGCGTCTGGGGTCTGACTGAGACTCACCGATGTCCGGATCTCTGGCCAGCTCCTCATAGCCGCCGTACGCTCGGGAAATGCTGTGCTTCCTGGCAAACTCCTGCGCATCCTCCAACTTGCGAGCTGCCACAGCCACAACCTGGGAATGCAGATTCAGATTTACTAGCACACAGTGCTCCTGTCCCACCCACATGAAAGGCTCATCAGAAGTCACAACCCAGCTTGTGCGGTCTGTAATCCTGGCTGATGTTAGGGCTGTCTGACGTCTTTTCTTCGCAATGTGGACTCAGTGTTGCCATGTCATATTTTCTGCATAACTCTCATAACTCAAGCAGATATAGAACTCAGCCTTTTTTAAGTGTTTGGTGATTCAGGGGGATACTGAGCAGAGCtgcaaaattattttaattaaaactttCTTAGCTATATTCACTTTGGCGAGAGGGTGAGTGGTGTATTATCTGAAGCTGTTTTATAATTTTGATTCAAATTCAACATTGTTGCcgtaaaacaaaaaaaaaaagaaagaaagaaagataagaaaaaaagcGTAATTCTTCAGTTAGAGCGCAAAAATGGATGCCCATTTAGTGCGTATTTACGGTAAAGAAAAAGTATGTCAAAGTGTTGAAAATGCCGCAGACTTTAGCCTCCAGTAGTCTAAACTCACTGTTCTCCAGTGTTGGAGGCCTTTAGCTCGTTAAAGCTGCAGGTTTAACGAGCTAAAGTGTATGTCATCTCCAACATTTCATCGGGATCAGGTTCATCGGGATCAGGTTTTAACAGCGTGAACTCGAGCTCGTCCGACACGGCAGGTACTGAACGTGTGCGCGGAGCCACAGACCCGCCGAGTCCCGAGCGCACGCCTCGCATTtgaaacaggtgtgtttgtgtccgcGCCTCCGCTCATCACACTGATACCTGATGGTCTTCAGGAGGAAGAGATTTCAGGGCCACGGTGAAGTCATGGCTGATCTTCCCGGCGCTGCAGATCCCCCACCTGGTTGCCATATTGGATAGCACAGTCATCAACGGTGGCGGGTCTCCGCCGCAAGGTGGCGGTACAGTATTAATTTTAACTGTGTGACGTCGTACAAAAATAacatgaggatgatgatgatgatggtgacggtgatgatgatgattcgTGCAACAGAACAGAAACGTGACCTCCAGATACTGATAATAAGACAAATAACcccagaaaaaacacactaagCTTTTatgtttgtcttattttctttttctgaattgcccttgggattaataaagtatctatcatcaatataataataataataataataataataataataataataataataataataataataataatttattattattattattattattattattattattattattattattagtagtagtagtagtagtagtagtaagtaGAATAAGTAATAGTAGTATtcccaataataataattattattatagttgTGGCACAGAAAAATGCATAGAGAGAAGTAAGTATGTAATTGTTTATAATTTTCCTCccaaatctttgttttttttctttttgaataaatattttaGTATTACTCattaaacaagcaaaacagTGGGCAAAATAATGTTACTGCATCCAAATGTGTCACTTTGCATTCCCTGACTGCGTCCCATGTGAACGAGACATCCTCCAGTTTTTTCGGAGTCCTACAAGCCCAAAAGGTTGAGAACAAGTATGAAATGAGCCCCGCTGTTTGCTGACTCATAAAGGCCGTTCTCTGTCCTAACCTTGAGAAGCAGACAGAGCCACCTATTTTTGTCCAGAGAACATGAATCTATTCGCACGCGGCTGCAGGGGTCAGACATGACAGAacactttgattcaaatgtGCCACTGGAAGTCTCTCGTCCTCTCCGGCGGATGATGTTTGGAATGAAACAAGGCTCTCGCAATCAGTCCTTTATTGGATTCATCAATCACACACCTcacagtgacagctgtgtttgtctttaaaggCCCAGGACTTGATTACAGGATGGTTCCACATGgttgctctgtttgtttatattgtgaTTTGTCtggttaaaaataatgttttcaaccacattttgtttcaaGTGTCTGTCATGTACTGTGTTCCTCGGACCTACAAGGTGTTTACATGGTGACTCTGGGGTAGAATGACAATGCTTGGGGCTCTGATGGGTGtataagatttaaaaaaattaaatactgAAATCAAACAGTGATAAACGTACCAAAGATTTCATGTCCCAATAATTTGCAGATTGTATCTTTAATTCATTGGCGGCTCACTGTGTTATCCGAGTCGCAGTTGCCTCAGTCACACTGCGTCTGCTCAGGCTTTGTCATACAGCGCCATGAGAGATCTGCTTAAACCAAAGAACCAGAGCCCgcctccagcagctccctctgTTCCATCTGAGTAGGTTTAGTTCAGGTGAAACAGCCCCGGCTTTGGAGCGATGTCACTGGCTGTCCTGGCTGAAGGCAACTCCCACCTGCTTCCTGATTTCATCCATGATCTCTGTCAGTAAGACAGAGTCTGCCAGAGGCATCCGTGGGCTCTCCTTAAGTCCtgtggatgaagaggagtttAATGGGAAAATCAGACTGACTGAAAAGACTGTCTGTTCATAGCCACAGTTAAATTATGCACATATTCACAATGCAGCATGAATTATGTCAAAGCAGGGATGACGATTATGTAAATTAATATAGGAGGCAAAGCCAAAAGGAGTGCAGCATTGTATAAGCTAGAGGACATTCCAAGGAGTGATAGCAGCATTGATTCTGAATCAATCTGATGAGGGGATCCATGTGCGAGTATTCCTCGAAATTCTCACGAGGGGCTTAGGGAAAGCAACCGTTTCACTGAATTGCGGTCTTTCTTTAAAACTCACCTCACCTTTGAAACAGCGGTTTAGGCTCTTCAAACAATTCCATCTCTTTGAGGACAAATACACAACCTCCCTTTTATCACGACCTACCTTTAAGCAGGCATTGCCTCACTTCCTCCGCCTCATACCGAAGCCCGGTGCTGTTGGTGAAATTGAGAGGGAGGCAGGGTTCAGGCAGAGGGTACTCCGTCTCCTTGTCGTTCACCACGAGAGTGGTGGGGCAGTGCATGGGGCCCAGAACCTGCAGGGCGAAGAGGAAATGCACTTCTGTTAATCCAATCACTCTGCTCGTAAATCATCAAATGCAGTGGGCATGGATCTTTGTCTGAAAACCTCAGTTTAACTAAATGTGAAAGTAATTAGCAGTCAACTCAGTTTCTGCATGTCTCAATCATTTCTTAATTAAGTCAAATGTTCCTGTACAAGACTAGCATGGCATACTTTAATGGAGCCCTTGGTGCCGCTGATGACGGCATCGTTTGGAAGTCGGGCAGCGATTGAAAAGGCACAGAAGGCCATCCTGTTCCTGGAGAACTTCATCACCACGACCACTGACTCATCCACTCCTGccaaacataaaaaaacccaTCATTGTTACACCGCTGAGCAGCAAATGAATGACTGACTGCTAGCAAAACTGCTTTTGATATCAGTTAAATTCACTTTCAAGTTCCATTCAATCCAGTTCACTTCAGGTCAGTTTTTTATCAGCTCAGTTCTATTAGGTAAAGTCAGTTCAGTTCTATTCAGCCATATTGGCATGACTTTTTGataaagaaagaaggaaggtCACATGAATGCACAGTGAATTTTCTGTCATATATTCATTAAATTGTTAAATAGGCTACATAAAGGCAAGTAACACATAAGAAAAGGCTCATTACATGCAGATGGTTTTACATTGAAGGATATCTTCCTGTAAGACATGCAGCTACATATTTCCCTGCCACTTttactgtattactgtattCCCCGGAGGGATTTGGATtagtctgacattttaaagataaGTCTGggattttctgtgtgaagaattCTTCCCTGAGGTGTTTACATTCTGGACAGTTCAtaaaaaaagtgcttttctgTCTGAGTTTCGTTGTGTCACACTCGGgattcttattttcttcttttgtttatgGTGAGCCGTTTCAATGGTCAGTTTGCGATCGCGGGCTCATGCTGTGTGGTCTTTGATACTGATCTACATGCCACCTCTCTACTGCATGACCTGTATGCTGAATCATACCTGAGTCAAGAAGCACCCCTGTGGCCTGGATGGACTCTGGCCTCTCTCCGTTGAACACCATCAGCACAAACTGCAGGCAGTACACGCCGATGTCCAGCAGCGCGCCACCACCCAGCTCCTTCTCCACCGAGCGGGGGAtgtggagctgaggggagcCAAAGTAGGCCTTGACCAGCTTCAGCTCCCCCACCGCCTCCTCTGCCAGCAGCCTGCGCACCTCAGCGTGCACGGGGAAACAGCGGGACCAGATGGCCTGAGAGGGACAGAACAGGCAACCTAGCACCACTGCAACAGTAAACAGTCTACACTGGAGCTTCATCTGAGCAGCAGTTTATTACCACAGTtctccactcctccacctcccatGAATACTTCAGCTGAGGTGCTGgtcaaacatgacatgacaagaTGTTTTCCTGCACCATGAGTCATTAATAATATCAATATTCCCAGGACATTCAAAGTTTTGCCTCTTACATGACTCTTCTGAGCTTCAAATGTCTGCACTCATGGCACTGCAATGACCTAAAATGCAAACTTAAACATACGTAGAAGATTGATTCGATAAGTTTCTCATGTTTGTACGGTAAAtacacaaccagcagctggttagcttagcttagtatATTGACTAGAAATggggggaaaacagctagccttgttCTTTCTGAAGGTAACAAAAGTTATCAACCTGCAGCTCTAAAGCTTGCTAATCAACATGTGAAATCTTGTTTGTTGCAAAAAAGTGTAAATTTATGGGGGTaagactatttcttggccggCAGCAGTAACTTCTCTGGGTTTTGTCATCACTGAGATGTAACATCAGTGAGCCTTAGAGGTGTTAGTACGGCTACCTGTTTGCACCTGTTTGCAATTCTGAATTCTGAATTTGCATTTCCtaagacacaaaagaggaagatgaatgtGCGTTAAGATTATTACCTTCCAGTTTTCACCTCTAAGCACACCTTGATCTTTGATTTTGCGATGACCCCTACTGCCAGCGAGTGGCCCCTCGGCAAAGGTCTACATGAATAACTGTATCCCTTCAAGCTTACCTCCATCAGGAAGACATTGTTTTTCTTGGCTGCAGCGACAAGGTCTTTCACCTGTCCGGAGTTCATAGCAAAAGGTTTCTCGCACAACATGTTCTTCCCAGCCTCAAGGAACAGCAGGCCAACTCGCCAGTGCTCTGTGTGCAGCACTCCCAGGTACACAATGTCTGTGAGGACACACATGTTCCAGGCTCAGCATCAAACGGTAACCCCTACACGCCATTATCTCTGCCCATGCAGCCAGACCCCTCGCAGCTCTTAACTCACCAACGTCTGGGTCTCTGGCCAGCTCCTCGTAGCTGCCGTAAGCCTTAGGAATACCGTGCTTCTTGGCAAACTCTTTGGCACGCACCAAGCTCCTCGATGCAATGGCTGCTATCTGGtaggagaaaaacacacacacatttgtcacTGTGTCGctctgtcagcagctctgttcagTGCAAGGGAGTCACCCAGTGGGACAATCAAGATGTAGTGAGCTTGTTTGGATAGAGTACCTGGTGGTCTCCAGGAGGCAGCGTCTTCATGGCCACGCTGAAGTCATGGCTGATCTTCCCCGCACCACAGATTCCCCATCGGGTTGCCATGTTGAACTGGATGGTAAGTGACAAATGAGCAGGTTGGTGCTTCAGTAAAGATCTGAGCTGCTGGCGAGTTGTGACCTTGGGAGAGGTTGCACGTTGGGGGAAGAAACGTACTAAACTGTCACGCTTTAGAGCCAGCGGCACTTTCAGCAAGAGGGCTCCTGCATTTATATGCTGGGGAGGCAGGATGTGTCACCTTCCTTCTGCTCCCACCCTGAGGTAGAgggtgcaacacacacaaataaacacacactcacaccgcggtgttgttgtgttgatgcTGACACAGGCCTTTCAATCCAGGCTGAAGTGGTTTGTACCAGTTGTGTCTAACAATCTGTAACAGCACCATTAGTGGGGCTCTCATCATTAACACAaccaagtgaaaaaaaatgcagagttTAATGTGTACAGGGC
Encoded here:
- the dhdh.2 gene encoding trans-1,2-dihydrobenzene-1,2-diol dehydrogenase, translating into MTVLSNMATRWGICSAGKISHDFTVALKSLPPEDHQVVAVAARKLEDAQEFARKHSISRAYGGYEELARDPDIDVVYVGVIHPYHLSTCLLFTNAKKNVLCEKPLAMNTKEVKEILASAKANNVFLMEAVWTRFFPASVEIRRLLAQGEVGEVKIVRSEFCLPLMDVARSVQKELGGGAMLDLGIYCLQFVCMVYNGEKPESIQAMGVCMETGVDETVVVTLKFSKDRMAVFTCSASMLLPNDAVIVGTKGSIRVPEHMWCPTSLIVNGKETKYPVPEPYLPLNFLNSTGMRYEAEEVRQCLLKGLKESAVMSHADSLLLAEVEDEIRRQVGVVYSQDRQ
- the LOC121610064 gene encoding trans-1,2-dihydrobenzene-1,2-diol dehydrogenase-like — translated: MATRWGICGAGKISHDFSVAMKTLPPGDHQIAAIASRSLVRAKEFAKKHGIPKAYGSYEELARDPDVDIVYLGVLHTEHWRVGLLFLEAGKNMLCEKPFAMNSGQVKDLVAAAKKNNVFLMEAIWSRCFPVHAEVRRLLAEEAVGELKLVKAYFGSPQLHIPRSVEKELGGGALLDIGVYCLQFVLMVFNGERPESIQATGVLLDSGVDESVVVVMKFSRNRMAFCAFSIAARLPNDAVISGTKGSIKVLGPMHCPTTLVVNDKETEYPLPEPCLPLNFTNSTGLRYEAEEVRQCLLKGLKESPRMPLADSVLLTEIMDEIRKQVGVAFSQDSQ